A single window of Thalassomonas viridans DNA harbors:
- a CDS encoding TonB-dependent receptor, with the protein MFKSNLVRQAILCAFTTGIVTHSMAQALAPNASPAPAPSSPQTEDDEIETIIVTAGKRRENIQEIPITVHAMNSTALKEQNIGNFDDFVNYMPNVTLGGRGPGQADIFIRGMAIQPIVFRLSAAQGVMPNVALYVDEQPVTAPGRNMDVYAADLSRIEVLPGPQGTLFGASSQAGTVRYITNKPMFDELSGGFSASLADTHKGETSDAIEGYINLPLNEQLALRAVLYNVNRGGYIDNVYGEFTLDPEINPASAVNVPDNATFETTNNLALIENDFNASAYTGFRLGLNYQITDNWQLLLQQAGQKLDVDGVFDYDPEVGDLEVAHFFPDTLEDEFLQTSWTLEGRLKDLELLYTGAYLDRDIDQSADFISYNNSGAFIAYYTCTYTNPDYIVNYDISPDIITQVRECKDPTKGFTAIQQHSRLTHELRIATDPEEKLSAIAGIFYDDYEIKTQDDWWYLAATELGFAPNAPITAANNINPDTRPANVTFFNDITRTEEQIAVFGELKYALSDRLSLALGLRWYDIESDFTGSSNFADGIFQGSQNTDRGRDYDVSGGHSKAPLKENGIIPKISLSYQQDRNRLYYLTYAEGFRPGGFNRSGGFSSFNPDFPDINLTYDSDDVYNHEIGWKTLLQERRLRFNGNIYFIKWENMQVSRYDPINVSRLTFIENAANAEIFGIELDAAWDISANFTLSSALSYNRTELTDIKARIIETAPVGSELPLTPKLQANIRTNYYWQLGEYEASWLLGLQYAGKSWSSIVSQERERQDSYTIVNFSLGLKRSPWSVKFYIDNLTDKRADLFINNQDFVPRITTNRPRTFGLSFSYDYN; encoded by the coding sequence ATGTTTAAAAGCAACCTTGTTCGCCAGGCTATTTTATGCGCATTCACTACCGGAATTGTCACTCACTCCATGGCGCAGGCATTGGCCCCAAATGCTTCCCCGGCCCCTGCACCATCATCCCCGCAAACCGAAGATGACGAAATAGAAACCATTATTGTCACCGCCGGCAAACGCCGGGAGAACATCCAGGAAATCCCGATCACAGTACACGCGATGAACAGCACAGCTCTGAAAGAGCAAAATATCGGTAACTTTGACGATTTCGTCAATTATATGCCCAATGTCACCTTAGGCGGGCGCGGGCCGGGACAGGCAGATATTTTTATCCGGGGAATGGCCATCCAGCCAATTGTGTTCAGGTTATCCGCCGCCCAGGGGGTCATGCCCAATGTTGCGCTTTACGTGGATGAACAACCGGTCACGGCACCGGGACGTAATATGGATGTTTATGCCGCCGACCTTTCACGCATCGAAGTCTTACCCGGACCGCAAGGCACCCTGTTTGGCGCCAGCTCCCAGGCCGGCACCGTACGTTATATCACCAACAAGCCTATGTTCGATGAACTTTCCGGCGGCTTTAGCGCTTCGCTTGCCGATACCCATAAAGGAGAAACCAGCGACGCCATCGAAGGTTATATCAACCTGCCCCTCAATGAACAGCTAGCCCTCAGGGCGGTGCTTTATAACGTCAACCGGGGGGGCTATATAGACAATGTTTATGGTGAGTTTACCCTGGATCCCGAGATCAATCCCGCTTCTGCGGTTAACGTGCCGGACAATGCCACCTTTGAAACCACCAACAACCTGGCATTGATCGAAAACGACTTTAACGCCAGCGCTTATACCGGGTTCAGGCTGGGGCTAAATTATCAAATCACGGACAACTGGCAATTGCTGCTGCAACAGGCCGGGCAAAAACTCGACGTCGACGGGGTGTTTGATTATGACCCCGAAGTAGGCGATCTTGAAGTTGCCCACTTTTTCCCCGATACATTAGAAGATGAGTTTTTACAAACCTCCTGGACTCTCGAAGGCCGGCTTAAAGACCTGGAATTGCTTTATACCGGCGCCTATCTGGACCGTGACATAGACCAGTCGGCCGACTTCATCAGTTATAACAACTCGGGGGCATTTATTGCCTACTATACCTGCACCTATACCAATCCGGATTATATAGTCAATTATGACATTTCTCCCGATATCATCACCCAGGTGCGCGAATGTAAGGATCCCACCAAAGGCTTTACCGCCATACAGCAACACAGCAGGCTCACCCATGAACTGAGGATTGCCACAGACCCGGAAGAAAAACTAAGCGCCATCGCAGGTATTTTCTATGACGATTATGAAATAAAAACCCAGGACGACTGGTGGTATTTGGCGGCAACCGAGCTTGGCTTTGCCCCCAACGCACCGATAACGGCGGCGAATAACATCAACCCGGATACCCGCCCCGCCAATGTCACGTTTTTTAACGATATCACCCGCACCGAGGAACAAATCGCAGTCTTTGGCGAACTCAAATATGCACTTTCAGACAGGCTCAGCCTGGCTTTGGGATTACGCTGGTATGATATCGAGTCTGATTTTACCGGCTCCAGTAACTTTGCCGACGGTATTTTCCAGGGCTCGCAAAATACCGACCGGGGGCGGGATTATGACGTTTCCGGCGGACACAGCAAAGCCCCCCTGAAAGAAAACGGCATCATTCCCAAAATCAGCTTAAGCTATCAGCAGGACAGAAACCGCCTTTATTACCTGACCTACGCCGAAGGATTCAGACCCGGCGGCTTTAACCGCTCCGGCGGCTTCAGCTCGTTTAATCCCGACTTTCCCGATATTAACCTCACCTATGACTCGGATGACGTCTATAACCATGAAATCGGCTGGAAAACCTTGCTACAGGAGCGCCGGCTGCGCTTTAACGGCAACATCTACTTTATCAAATGGGAAAATATGCAGGTTTCCCGCTACGACCCCATCAATGTCTCCCGGCTGACCTTTATTGAAAATGCCGCCAATGCCGAAATATTCGGTATCGAACTGGATGCAGCCTGGGATATCAGCGCCAACTTCACCCTCAGCAGCGCCCTGTCCTACAACCGTACCGAACTGACCGACATCAAGGCGCGGATCATTGAAACGGCGCCTGTCGGCAGTGAATTACCGCTGACCCCCAAACTGCAGGCCAATATCCGCACTAACTACTACTGGCAGCTGGGGGAATATGAGGCTAGCTGGCTGCTTGGCCTCCAGTATGCAGGAAAATCCTGGAGCTCTATCGTATCCCAGGAGCGGGAGCGTCAGGACAGCTACACCATAGTGAACTTCTCCCTTGGCCTGAAAAGATCCCCCTGGTCGGTAAAATTCTATATCGACAATTTAACCGACAAACGGGCCGACTTGTTTATCAATAACCAGGATTTTGTCCCCCGCATCACCACGAACCGACCCAGAACCTTTGGCCTGAGCTTCTCCTATGACTACAATTAG
- a CDS encoding substrate-binding periplasmic protein: MMKKLFLPVCLLIASSAGAVKSFAQETIRIATGEYPPYYSRQYKNFGPTPAIVIAAFARVNIKVEFGFFPWNRSLELAKNNVWDATCCWFKTSGWEDYFYYSDGVRSREKIFFHLKSYPFHWQSYDDLQEMKIGTTVKYAYGDDFDAANKAGKLRIEQAPSNKMNLKKLLAGRIHIFPIDRLMGYQLLDEFFTPEQARLITHHSKILFSGNVRLLISKKNPKSQYLIEKFNLGLKKLKESGEYDPFFIEKQPGGKNE, from the coding sequence ATGATGAAAAAGTTGTTTTTGCCTGTTTGTTTGTTAATTGCTTCATCGGCAGGAGCGGTTAAGTCTTTCGCACAAGAAACCATTCGTATCGCGACCGGCGAGTATCCGCCGTATTATTCCAGGCAGTATAAAAATTTCGGCCCTACACCGGCTATTGTGATAGCGGCATTTGCCCGCGTGAATATTAAAGTTGAATTTGGCTTTTTCCCCTGGAACAGAAGTTTAGAGCTGGCGAAAAATAATGTCTGGGATGCTACCTGTTGCTGGTTTAAGACATCGGGCTGGGAGGATTATTTTTATTATTCTGACGGCGTCAGGTCACGAGAAAAAATCTTTTTTCATTTAAAGAGCTACCCGTTTCATTGGCAGTCTTATGATGATTTGCAGGAGATGAAAATAGGCACTACGGTCAAGTATGCTTATGGCGATGATTTCGATGCCGCCAATAAAGCGGGAAAACTACGGATAGAGCAGGCGCCGTCAAATAAGATGAATTTAAAAAAATTACTGGCAGGGCGGATCCATATCTTTCCAATTGATCGCCTGATGGGTTATCAACTGTTGGATGAGTTCTTTACACCGGAGCAGGCCCGGTTGATCACCCACCATTCTAAAATCCTCTTTTCCGGCAATGTACGCCTGCTGATATCGAAAAAGAATCCCAAAAGTCAATACCTTATAGAAAAATTTAACCTGGGTCTGAAAAAGCTGAAAGAAAGCGGCGAGTACGATCCTTTTTTTATTGAGAAGCAGCCGGGCGGTAAAAATGAATAA
- a CDS encoding substrate-binding periplasmic protein: MVKKLFLFVFGLIASAAAVNTEAQETIRITTGEFPPYYSEHEPNYGESLHIVTQAFAQMNIKVEYGFFPWSRSYELVKQNDWDASCCWSRTPEREVYFNYSEVIRSSNIMFFHLRKFPFDWQSYEDLSGIRIGTTIRYFYGREFEAADKAGKLLVEHASSDEINFRKLLGGRIQIFPIGQKAGYHLLSKSFLPEKVDSVTHHAKALVRYQLRLMVAKTNKKSRYFIDKFNEGLKRLKASGEYEQYFAEIDETEHSAKR, translated from the coding sequence ATGGTGAAAAAGTTATTCCTGTTTGTCTTTGGGCTTATCGCATCTGCCGCTGCGGTCAACACAGAAGCACAAGAAACTATTCGTATTACCACCGGGGAGTTCCCGCCTTACTATTCTGAGCACGAACCGAATTACGGAGAAAGCCTGCATATCGTTACCCAGGCATTTGCGCAAATGAATATTAAGGTGGAATATGGTTTTTTCCCCTGGAGCCGCAGTTATGAGCTGGTGAAGCAAAATGACTGGGATGCCAGCTGTTGCTGGAGCCGCACGCCAGAGCGGGAAGTTTATTTTAACTATTCTGAGGTGATAAGATCCTCGAATATCATGTTCTTTCACCTAAGGAAATTCCCGTTTGACTGGCAGTCTTATGAGGATTTATCCGGTATCCGAATAGGCACTACAATTCGCTATTTTTATGGCCGGGAGTTCGAGGCCGCAGATAAAGCCGGCAAACTTTTGGTTGAGCATGCCTCGTCGGATGAAATTAATTTCAGGAAGTTGCTGGGAGGGCGCATTCAAATTTTTCCTATCGGTCAAAAGGCCGGTTATCACTTATTGTCCAAATCATTCCTGCCAGAAAAAGTTGACTCGGTTACCCACCATGCCAAAGCGCTTGTTCGTTATCAACTAAGGCTGATGGTAGCAAAAACCAATAAGAAGAGCCGGTATTTTATCGATAAGTTTAATGAAGGGCTAAAACGCCTTAAGGCCAGCGGCGAATATGAGCAATACTTTGCCGAAATCGATGAAACTGAGCACTCAGCCAAAAGATGA
- a CDS encoding PEP-CTERM sorting domain-containing protein, giving the protein MSYLQVLKLFKSKLKRGLAIVVATAALLTANSANAALLGLNLAPAPDIFSSFITVDYDMGTETLTADGFALNFFDGANNAIAGGTFSLTASIDNSGVLSGGSLMIMGTTAGFNSGTLLTGSITALGFDDGGGDPLEFMLDITGGDLAGMYGPHGGIIMTSTGLTANLFTESFSSGAMAASSDVGVPVTVPEPEGLLLLSVALMGLVAARRRSY; this is encoded by the coding sequence ATGAGTTATCTACAAGTATTGAAACTGTTCAAAAGTAAGCTGAAAAGGGGGCTGGCGATCGTTGTTGCCACGGCAGCCTTGTTGACAGCAAACTCAGCTAATGCCGCCTTGCTGGGGCTTAATCTGGCACCGGCTCCCGATATTTTTTCGAGCTTTATCACAGTCGATTATGATATGGGTACCGAAACCCTGACGGCTGATGGTTTTGCGCTGAATTTTTTTGATGGGGCTAATAATGCTATTGCCGGCGGCACCTTTTCATTGACTGCATCGATTGATAATAGCGGTGTACTGAGCGGTGGTAGCCTTATGATTATGGGAACGACTGCCGGGTTCAATTCGGGCACTCTGCTAACCGGTTCAATAACCGCCTTAGGCTTTGATGACGGCGGCGGTGATCCGCTGGAGTTTATGCTTGATATTACCGGCGGCGATTTAGCCGGTATGTATGGCCCCCATGGCGGCATTATTATGACCAGCACCGGCTTAACAGCCAATCTTTTCACCGAAAGCTTCTCCAGTGGCGCTATGGCTGCCAGTTCTGATGTCGGGGTGCCTGTTACTGTACCTGAGCCAGAGGGGCTCCTGCTGTTGTCTGTTGCCCTGATGGGCTTAGTGGCAGCGAGACGCCGCAGTTATTAA
- a CDS encoding SdrD B-like domain-containing protein → MDNTLDFPLISYNSTTVGATYYDSGIDQFFLNSSVTALLENSSSIPVFISNGQMSLQITVDDSGNLLANVAAEDVQISGTLTLNSVVYSGTLISGKVTAFGFRDSASSVDQFDFKFTVTGGALASFYPSSMGIELTSESSSFNGDFSVDFNGKAKGLIGGVKPEKNPASLGDFVWEDLNRDGIQDMGEPGIEAVTVNLLEPGDDGVCNTADESQLDTTTTDADGLYLFSALDPGDYCVEFVIPDGYVVSPQDVGGDDSIDSDADPVTGQTETISLESGENDLTWDMGLYRLAALGDFVWEDLNANGTQDSGEPGIEGVTVNLLDPGSDLECNTGDEFTLDNTSTDADGLYGFSQLIPRDYCVEFVAPAGFIISPQDFGSDSSDSDADPVTGQTTTISLDAGETDLTWDAGLYRLAALGDYVWHDLDRDGLQASDEQGVADVKVNLLNCLGEPVLDDANMPMSALTDVDGLYLFDNLMPGGYLVEFELPSGFVFSPANVGSNTSIDSDANQFTGRSACTDLSSGETDLTIDAGIYKPLACDVSVTKSCEILSRPDPHPFSCKDAKPIDQLTMIWNGTKTIDVVAHYGKVKDPVLARVDNVAPGDEVTISGFAGAGNDIEWELFKAGTHKLLGKSKFHLSCSDKNMNGPEDCGKPQGKKGSHHGCDDDDCDDDRDDHGCDDDDCDDDRGDHGCDDDDCDDDRGDHGCDDDDCDDDDRDDDRKHRAYYANALTYTGDYRKGDDDDDDRDDDDDDRDDDDHDDDDRDDKDDDDRNGHGIGSWLFEGMAGSNGVTLDCSAPTPPPTSTNDCSFKVPKGPHCKGKVKSMDLHYLGGDCKITPNNQWGKAKCYALKTAKEPVRIRVSDGGHKVYLDQSDVMIGDIVTASAANAGRHEFGSWSLVEIFDASHKRIQKVYLHTSCHKPLNLGDKFGSVKLVSLNTSKRGKQSMGADVNYGYVITNNSTETFNGTAVDDALGTIADPLVLDPNEVFTTSAGQFVLPDSTNVFANTVTVSGGLIPSGVSCEASASATVTRKIPPPDCKAKGEKRLSIKDYKVKWKIFNKGHDTLTVKRIEVTFPGERGIKKIKLDGDIFKDGNVSSPAVIDTFINDVKNRQIKPGWYKWLEIEFTKKLKYTLPKDYVIKVFFVGGCMVKLDVSSDPGHYKCTKPIDGLTMIWSGDKSVEVEAFKGSPHAPSLGKQLVAPGDEVSFSGFAGSPKDVYWLIRHATTGHLLGKSKFHLSCSDKHMNGPEDCGSMQGNGKGGGDDDDDDDNRHHGSLINLWKLEGIVDAGGTLNCTP, encoded by the coding sequence TTGGATAATACCCTTGATTTTCCTCTGATTTCTTATAACAGCACCACAGTAGGTGCAACCTATTATGATTCCGGCATAGATCAATTCTTTCTGAATTCGAGTGTGACGGCATTGCTTGAAAATTCTTCTTCGATACCTGTGTTTATCAGTAACGGTCAAATGAGTTTACAGATCACGGTGGATGATAGTGGTAATTTGCTTGCCAACGTTGCGGCAGAAGATGTCCAGATTAGCGGCACCTTAACGCTGAACAGCGTGGTTTATTCCGGCACCCTTATTTCTGGCAAGGTAACCGCTTTTGGTTTCAGAGACTCTGCCAGTAGCGTTGACCAGTTCGATTTTAAATTTACAGTTACCGGTGGTGCTTTGGCTTCATTTTACCCAAGTAGTATGGGAATAGAGCTGACCAGTGAATCGTCGAGTTTCAACGGAGATTTCAGCGTAGATTTTAACGGCAAAGCCAAGGGACTTATCGGTGGCGTGAAGCCGGAAAAAAATCCCGCCAGTTTGGGAGACTTTGTTTGGGAAGATCTTAACAGAGACGGTATCCAGGATATGGGAGAGCCGGGCATTGAAGCTGTAACCGTCAACTTGCTGGAACCCGGCGATGACGGCGTTTGTAATACCGCGGATGAATCTCAGCTGGATACAACGACAACGGATGCGGATGGGCTTTACCTTTTTAGTGCGCTCGATCCCGGAGATTACTGCGTAGAATTTGTTATCCCTGACGGTTATGTTGTCAGTCCGCAAGATGTCGGCGGTGACGATAGCATAGACAGTGATGCCGATCCGGTAACCGGCCAAACCGAGACCATTAGCCTGGAATCGGGTGAAAATGACCTGACCTGGGATATGGGGTTATACAGGTTAGCGGCTTTGGGAGACTTTGTTTGGGAAGACCTGAATGCCAATGGCACCCAGGACAGCGGTGAACCCGGTATTGAAGGGGTGACTGTAAACTTGCTCGATCCAGGCTCAGATCTTGAGTGTAATACCGGTGATGAGTTTACCCTGGATAATACCAGCACAGATGCCGACGGGCTTTATGGATTTAGCCAGCTTATTCCCCGTGACTACTGCGTAGAGTTTGTTGCTCCCGCAGGATTTATCATCAGCCCGCAGGATTTTGGTTCAGATAGCAGTGACAGCGATGCCGACCCGGTAACAGGGCAAACCACTACGATTTCTCTGGATGCCGGAGAGACAGATCTGACCTGGGATGCCGGGCTTTACCGTTTGGCCGCACTGGGGGATTATGTCTGGCATGATCTGGACAGAGATGGCTTACAGGCCAGTGACGAGCAGGGGGTAGCAGATGTTAAGGTTAACCTGCTTAACTGTTTAGGAGAGCCGGTGCTTGATGATGCCAATATGCCCATGAGTGCTTTAACCGATGTCGATGGTTTGTATTTATTCGATAATTTAATGCCTGGCGGTTACCTGGTTGAATTTGAATTGCCCTCGGGCTTTGTATTCAGTCCGGCTAATGTCGGCAGTAATACCAGCATAGACAGTGACGCCAACCAGTTTACCGGCCGCAGTGCCTGTACCGATTTGTCATCAGGAGAAACAGACCTGACAATAGACGCCGGAATTTACAAGCCGCTGGCTTGCGATGTTTCGGTAACCAAAAGCTGTGAAATCCTTTCTCGCCCCGACCCCCATCCTTTCTCCTGTAAAGATGCCAAGCCGATTGATCAACTGACCATGATTTGGAATGGCACTAAAACCATTGATGTGGTGGCCCACTACGGCAAAGTTAAAGATCCTGTATTGGCCAGGGTTGATAATGTCGCTCCGGGTGATGAGGTAACCATTAGCGGTTTTGCCGGCGCCGGTAATGATATTGAATGGGAGCTGTTTAAGGCAGGGACCCATAAACTTTTGGGTAAATCAAAATTCCATCTGTCATGTTCTGACAAGAATATGAACGGACCTGAGGATTGCGGTAAACCACAAGGTAAAAAAGGTTCACATCATGGCTGTGATGACGACGACTGTGATGATGATCGCGATGATCACGGCTGTGACGATGATGACTGTGATGACGATCGTGGTGACCATGGCTGTGACGATGATGATTGCGATGACGATCGTGGTGATCACGGTTGTGATGATGACGACTGTGATGACGATGACCGTGATGATGATCGTAAACATCGTGCCTATTACGCCAATGCTCTCACTTATACCGGCGACTATCGTAAAGGCGACGATGATGACGATGACCGCGATGACGATGATGATGATCGAGACGACGATGACCATGACGACGATGATCGCGATGATAAAGACGATGACGACCGGAATGGACACGGTATCGGCAGCTGGTTATTTGAAGGTATGGCTGGCAGTAACGGTGTGACACTTGATTGCAGTGCACCAACACCACCGCCAACCTCTACCAATGATTGCTCGTTTAAAGTGCCTAAAGGCCCCCATTGTAAAGGCAAAGTTAAATCTATGGACTTGCACTATCTTGGCGGAGACTGCAAGATCACGCCGAATAACCAGTGGGGTAAAGCAAAATGTTACGCCCTTAAGACTGCCAAAGAGCCTGTACGCATTCGGGTAAGTGATGGTGGTCACAAAGTCTATCTGGATCAGTCTGATGTGATGATAGGGGATATAGTGACGGCTTCGGCCGCTAATGCCGGACGTCATGAATTCGGTTCCTGGAGCCTTGTTGAAATTTTCGATGCAAGCCATAAGCGGATACAAAAAGTATATCTGCATACTTCCTGTCATAAGCCTTTGAACCTGGGTGATAAATTCGGTAGTGTCAAGCTGGTATCGCTTAATACCAGCAAGCGGGGCAAGCAGTCGATGGGGGCAGATGTTAATTATGGTTATGTGATAACCAACAACAGCACAGAAACCTTTAACGGTACTGCCGTAGATGATGCCTTAGGCACCATAGCCGATCCTCTGGTGCTTGACCCGAATGAGGTCTTCACAACCAGTGCCGGGCAGTTTGTGTTACCCGATAGTACAAATGTTTTCGCCAATACGGTAACCGTCAGCGGCGGACTCATACCTTCGGGAGTTTCCTGCGAGGCAAGTGCTTCGGCAACTGTTACCCGTAAGATCCCGCCTCCTGACTGTAAAGCCAAGGGCGAGAAGAGACTGAGCATAAAAGACTATAAGGTTAAGTGGAAGATCTTTAATAAAGGTCATGATACCCTGACCGTGAAACGCATTGAAGTGACCTTCCCGGGAGAGCGTGGCATCAAGAAAATAAAACTCGACGGTGATATTTTCAAAGATGGCAATGTCTCATCACCTGCGGTAATTGATACCTTTATCAATGATGTGAAAAACCGTCAGATCAAGCCGGGTTGGTATAAATGGCTGGAGATTGAATTTACCAAGAAACTGAAATATACCTTGCCTAAGGATTACGTTATTAAGGTATTTTTTGTCGGCGGCTGTATGGTTAAACTGGATGTCAGCTCTGATCCGGGCCATTATAAATGTACTAAGCCAATAGACGGGCTTACCATGATTTGGAGCGGCGACAAGAGTGTGGAGGTTGAGGCCTTTAAAGGAAGCCCCCATGCACCTTCTCTTGGTAAGCAGCTGGTAGCGCCGGGAGATGAAGTCAGTTTCTCTGGTTTTGCCGGTTCTCCCAAAGATGTTTACTGGCTGATCCGTCATGCGACAACCGGCCATCTGCTTGGTAAGTCTAAGTTCCATCTGTCCTGCTCTGATAAGCATATGAATGGACCGGAAGACTGCGGTAGTATGCAGGGAAATGGTAAGGGAGGCGGCGACGACGATGACGATGATGATAACAGGCATCATGGTTCTCTGATCAATCTCTGGAAACTTGAAGGCATAGTCGATGCCGGCGGAACGCTAAACTGTACGCCCTGA
- a CDS encoding thrombospondin type 3 repeat:Cna B-type: MKRTKFLLICGLFVLSTTNALASMIVLDFDDFQDGQIIDDEYFSQHGVTISSVNYIDGVVGNGNDVSNRQVAFDTLNNASRDNDLEYNNNNNDYNDPGSAFSYSALNLPGYAGASNPGNILILQENGNGCGDGICDDPDDEGSRAAGYFEFVFADLVSILNLDFFDTEDTSNMDGFNAIQFFDENDNEIHAGMFVPEVGDGQFIRQTFTNITDVKRMVVNMPGSGGIDNLVFSTTEVPEPQSWLLLVTAFLLLSRRKS; this comes from the coding sequence ATGAAACGAACGAAGTTTTTGCTTATTTGTGGTTTATTTGTATTATCCACGACCAATGCTCTGGCGAGCATGATAGTGTTGGATTTTGATGACTTTCAGGATGGCCAGATCATAGATGATGAGTACTTTAGCCAACATGGCGTAACCATTAGTAGTGTTAATTATATTGATGGGGTGGTAGGTAACGGCAATGATGTCAGCAATCGTCAGGTTGCCTTTGATACCTTAAATAATGCTTCGCGTGATAACGACCTTGAATACAACAATAACAATAATGATTACAACGATCCCGGCAGTGCTTTTAGCTACAGCGCCTTGAACCTGCCCGGCTATGCGGGGGCAAGTAACCCGGGAAATATTCTGATTTTACAGGAAAACGGTAATGGCTGCGGTGACGGCATTTGTGATGATCCCGATGATGAAGGCAGCAGGGCTGCGGGCTATTTTGAATTTGTCTTTGCCGACCTTGTTTCGATTTTAAACCTTGATTTCTTTGATACCGAAGATACCAGCAATATGGACGGCTTTAACGCCATTCAATTTTTTGACGAAAATGATAATGAAATTCATGCCGGTATGTTTGTGCCGGAAGTTGGCGATGGCCAGTTTATCCGGCAAACGTTTACTAATATTACCGACGTAAAAAGAATGGTCGTTAATATGCCCGGCTCTGGCGGCATAGATAACCTGGTGTTCAGCACTACTGAAGTGCCGGAGCCGCAAAGTTGGCTATTATTGGTCACGGCTTTTTTGCTGCTGTCCCGCCGCAAAAGCTAA
- a CDS encoding phosphate/phosphite/phosphonate ABC transporter substrate-binding protein has protein sequence MPKLLILLLITFIPLAGATKPSAPKSYNLAVLDFQGEHITKKRWLELSHYLSTAIAAPVNFFPMKNEGIIRWSGNFDMILTNPISAVAIAESKKHDIVATLNHQKQGPQYAGVVIVHKDSPITRLSQLSGKSVGVTNLKLAAGGFLFAAYELVQLGMKPDPDFDRFTQISNQVGIVQRVIGKQIDAGFIRTGMLNDIQEEQMQNLDISQVRILNEKTDTLPYPRSTDIYPHWGFLISKEVPKNIQNEITQALYRLTPTDKASKDAKINGFVDAFSGREYLKVKTLMQSLKVPPFNK, from the coding sequence ATGCCAAAGTTACTGATTTTACTTTTAATCACCTTTATACCGCTTGCCGGTGCCACTAAGCCGTCAGCACCGAAAAGCTATAACCTGGCGGTATTGGACTTTCAGGGAGAACATATCACCAAGAAACGCTGGCTTGAATTATCACATTATTTGTCAACGGCAATTGCAGCCCCCGTAAATTTTTTTCCCATGAAAAATGAAGGCATCATTCGTTGGTCCGGCAATTTTGACATGATACTGACCAACCCTATTTCTGCCGTCGCGATCGCAGAAAGTAAAAAACATGACATAGTTGCGACCCTGAACCATCAAAAACAGGGACCACAATATGCCGGGGTCGTTATTGTACATAAAGATTCACCGATAACCCGGTTGAGCCAACTGTCGGGAAAAAGTGTCGGTGTAACCAATTTAAAACTGGCTGCCGGCGGCTTTCTCTTCGCCGCTTATGAATTGGTGCAATTGGGCATGAAACCAGATCCCGATTTTGATCGCTTCACCCAGATTTCCAATCAGGTGGGAATAGTTCAGCGCGTGATCGGCAAACAAATCGATGCCGGATTTATCCGTACCGGTATGCTCAACGACATTCAGGAAGAACAAATGCAAAACCTGGATATCTCCCAGGTAAGAATACTCAATGAAAAAACAGATACCCTGCCTTACCCCCGCAGTACCGACATTTATCCCCATTGGGGGTTTCTTATTTCTAAAGAAGTTCCGAAAAATATCCAAAATGAAATAACGCAGGCCCTTTACCGGTTAACACCGACCGACAAAGCAAGCAAAGATGCCAAAATAAACGGCTTTGTCGATGCCTTCTCCGGCAGGGAGTACCTGAAGGTAAAGACATTAATGCAATCCCTGAAAGTACCGCCCTTTAATAAATAA
- a CDS encoding SulA-like leucine-rich domain-containing protein translates to MLESNNIDANPLSSIQPATPTYTWLNIKNIESQQQFSKQYQTICQQHYQQKKWILVINPQKNALECLADNTRLDASKILQVNTSKVKVNLADIEKALCKGNCAAIILSNASLAQAELSHLADCAREGKTPCFILRDSTSIH, encoded by the coding sequence ATGCTTGAATCTAATAATATTGATGCCAATCCGTTAAGCTCAATACAGCCAGCGACTCCGACCTATACCTGGTTGAATATTAAAAATATAGAAAGCCAGCAGCAGTTCTCAAAGCAATACCAAACCATTTGCCAGCAGCATTACCAGCAAAAAAAGTGGATTTTAGTCATTAACCCGCAGAAAAATGCCCTGGAGTGTCTGGCGGATAACACCCGACTTGATGCTTCAAAAATATTGCAAGTTAATACCAGTAAAGTAAAAGTGAACCTGGCAGATATCGAAAAAGCCCTGTGCAAAGGAAATTGTGCGGCAATAATCTTATCGAACGCCAGCCTGGCACAGGCGGAGTTATCACATCTGGCCGATTGCGCCCGCGAGGGTAAAACTCCCTGCTTTATTCTAAGAGATAGCACCAGCATACATTAA